From a single Neochlamydia sp. AcF84 genomic region:
- a CDS encoding DUF4116 domain-containing protein, which translates to MLINSLSRACLSIDRGADYIPIVSTVTNLVDIFQKVVVLPFKQKENISKNVYYTHLDQKSFRRCLILLVPVLGNILVGIYDVVRNKEKKALLANVQKNGLALKDGSDTLKSDRDVVLAAVQENGLALKYASKQLQNDKKVVLAAIQENGTALKYASKQLRNDNETVLAAIQENGSALKYASKQLRNDKEVVLAAVQRSHLALKYASKQLRNAREVVLAADNRKWLGTYRLYQQA; encoded by the coding sequence ATGCTAATAAATTCTTTATCTAGAGCTTGCTTATCTATTGATCGAGGCGCTGACTACATACCTATCGTCAGCACGGTGACTAATTTAGTCGATATCTTTCAAAAAGTTGTTGTTTTACCTTTTAAGCAAAAAGAGAATATATCCAAAAACGTCTATTACACTCACCTTGATCAAAAAAGCTTTAGACGGTGCTTAATTTTGTTAGTTCCTGTGCTAGGAAATATACTTGTAGGCATTTATGATGTAGTACGCAATAAGGAAAAGAAAGCTTTGTTAGCTAATGTTCAAAAGAATGGCTTAGCTCTTAAGGATGGTAGTGACACGCTTAAAAGCGATAGAGATGTCGTTCTTGCCGCTGTTCAGGAAAACGGTTTGGCACTTAAGTATGCTAGCAAACAGCTTCAAAACGATAAGAAAGTCGTGCTTGCCGCTATTCAGGAAAACGGTACGGCGCTTAAGTATGCTAGCAAACAGCTTCGAAACGACAATGAAACCGTGCTTGCCGCTATTCAGGAAAACGGTTCGGCGCTTAAGTATGCTAGCAAACAGCTTCGAAACGACAAGGAAGTCGTGCTTGCCGCTGTCCAGCGTAGTCACTTGGCGCTTAAGTATGCTAGCAAACAGCTCCGCAACGCTAGGGAAGTCGTGCTTGCCGCTGATAATCGAAAATGGCTGGGTACTTATAGGCTTTACCAACAGGCTTAA
- the asnS gene encoding asparagine--tRNA ligase, with translation MRIKIRQLKYPASGVPSLLGQEVTIKGWVRTVRNQKTFSFVEVNDGSTLSNFQVILNPDLPDYEKILGHLSTGVSVAVTGKIVENPGKDQAWEMQAKSLTIIGACDPETYPLQKKRHSFEFLRSIAHLRPRTNTLGAITRLRNSLAFATHLFYQQKGFLYLHTPIITASDCEGAGKMFRVTTMEPSAHPRLPNGQIDYSQDFFGKPAYLTVSGQLNGEIYACALSDVYTFGPTFRAENSNTSRHLAEFWMIEPEMAFADINDNMDNAEEYLKFVLKYALDNCAEDMEFFDKHVSTGLIERMQHVINTPFERATYSYAVRILEKSGKNFEYPVKWGLDLQSEHERYLAEEFFAKPVILTDYPKQIKAFYMRDNSDNKTVAAMDVLVPKIGEIIGGSQREERLDVLEHKLKAGGLSPDDYWWYLELRKYGTVPHAGYGVGFERLIQFVSGMDNIRDVIPFPRYPGKAEF, from the coding sequence ATGCGCATAAAAATTAGACAACTCAAATACCCGGCTTCTGGAGTTCCTTCATTATTAGGACAAGAGGTGACGATTAAAGGTTGGGTGCGAACGGTTCGCAATCAAAAAACTTTTTCCTTCGTTGAAGTTAACGATGGATCCACCCTCTCAAACTTTCAAGTTATTTTGAATCCAGATTTACCTGACTATGAGAAGATTCTTGGCCATCTATCTACCGGTGTATCGGTGGCTGTAACTGGCAAGATTGTAGAAAATCCTGGTAAAGATCAAGCCTGGGAAATGCAAGCTAAGTCTTTAACTATCATTGGTGCATGCGATCCAGAAACCTACCCTTTACAAAAAAAACGCCATTCGTTTGAATTTTTGCGATCGATTGCTCATCTTCGTCCTCGCACGAATACTTTAGGTGCTATCACTCGCTTAAGAAATAGCTTAGCCTTTGCTACCCACCTTTTTTATCAGCAAAAAGGCTTTTTATATTTACATACACCCATCATTACCGCCTCTGATTGCGAGGGGGCGGGAAAAATGTTTCGGGTTACAACAATGGAGCCTAGTGCTCATCCGCGTCTTCCTAATGGGCAGATCGACTACTCCCAAGACTTTTTTGGTAAGCCTGCTTATCTCACTGTTTCTGGCCAGCTCAATGGCGAAATTTACGCCTGCGCTTTATCGGATGTTTATACCTTTGGACCCACTTTTCGCGCTGAAAATTCTAATACCTCCCGTCATTTAGCAGAGTTTTGGATGATTGAGCCAGAAATGGCTTTTGCCGACATTAATGACAACATGGATAATGCAGAAGAGTATCTTAAATTTGTTCTTAAGTATGCTTTAGATAATTGCGCAGAGGATATGGAGTTTTTTGACAAGCATGTTTCTACGGGATTAATTGAACGTATGCAGCATGTCATTAATACCCCTTTTGAACGGGCCACCTATTCCTATGCGGTACGCATTCTTGAGAAATCAGGCAAAAATTTTGAGTATCCTGTGAAATGGGGTCTAGATTTGCAATCCGAGCATGAGCGTTATTTGGCAGAAGAATTTTTCGCCAAGCCTGTTATACTCACGGATTATCCTAAGCAGATTAAAGCTTTCTATATGCGTGATAATAGCGATAATAAGACAGTGGCAGCTATGGATGTTCTTGTACCTAAAATAGGGGAAATCATAGGTGGTAGCCAAAGAGAAGAGCGTTTAGATGTGCTAGAACACAAGCTTAAAGCAGGTGGCTTATCACCCGATGATTATTGGTGGTATCTTGAGCTACGTAAATATGGTACTGTCCCCCATGCCGGGTATGGCGTAGGATTTGAGCGTCTCATTCAGTTTGTCTCTGGCATGGATAATATACGGGATGTTATTCCTTTTCCTCGTTACCCTGGTAAAGCTGAATTTTAA
- a CDS encoding deoxyribonuclease IV produces MTTKAENLLIGAHTSAAGGVQNALYEGQEIGATTIQLFTSNQRQWNAKPLMPEVIDAWYAALKETHLQKIMSHASYMINLGAPDPENLRKSREAFGLEIERCLKLSISFLNFHPGAAIDRDPQECLDRIVESLLTYESLLQRGDTRLLLENTAGQGSAVGWRFEELAYIIDKVENRLPIGVCLDTCHLFAAGYDLSSTLACEETFKKFDQLVGFKHLYAFHLNDSLKGLGSRVDRHQYLGKGLIGIDCFKFLMNHPPTQAMPKYLETPKDPLIWKTEIQMLRDFVKS; encoded by the coding sequence ATGACAACAAAAGCTGAAAATCTTCTCATAGGAGCTCATACTTCGGCAGCTGGGGGAGTACAGAATGCTTTATATGAGGGACAAGAGATAGGAGCGACTACTATTCAGCTCTTTACCAGTAATCAAAGACAATGGAATGCAAAACCTTTAATGCCAGAGGTGATCGATGCTTGGTATGCGGCACTTAAAGAAACTCATTTGCAAAAAATTATGAGCCATGCTAGCTATATGATTAACCTGGGGGCACCGGATCCAGAAAATTTGAGAAAAAGTCGTGAAGCTTTTGGCCTTGAGATCGAGCGTTGTTTAAAGCTAAGTATTTCTTTTTTAAATTTTCATCCCGGTGCCGCGATTGATAGAGACCCTCAAGAATGCTTAGACAGAATTGTGGAAAGCTTGTTAACTTATGAGTCTCTTCTCCAAAGGGGGGATACTCGCTTACTTTTAGAAAATACTGCAGGGCAAGGGTCGGCAGTTGGCTGGCGTTTTGAGGAGCTAGCCTATATTATAGACAAAGTAGAAAATCGCCTGCCTATAGGTGTCTGCCTAGATACTTGCCACCTTTTTGCTGCCGGTTATGATTTGAGTTCGACTTTAGCTTGTGAGGAAACGTTTAAAAAATTTGATCAATTGGTGGGTTTTAAACATCTATATGCCTTTCACCTTAACGATTCACTTAAAGGTTTAGGCTCCCGTGTAGATCGGCATCAATATCTGGGTAAAGGACTGATTGGCATAGATTGCTTTAAATTTTTAATGAATCATCCTCCAACTCAAGCGATGCCTAAATACCTTGAGACTCCCAAAGACCCCCTTATATGGAAGACTGAAATTCAAATGCTACGAGACTTTGTAAAATCATGA
- the murJ gene encoding murein biosynthesis integral membrane protein MurJ, with the protein MTDSTHSIIRSAKRFFSGTMLSRMAGMVRDITMASAFGTQPSIAAFLVAFRLSHLLRRLLGEGALQSAFIPQFEKLRHQDPQRAAAFFRSLTLALSILLSILVILTMALLWGVLMWANLEEGNAEIAQLTLLMMPSLIFICLYGINASLLQCEKSFFTAGVAPVAFNLLWIVGILCLKNLPSKEAMRWLTLFVNLACLAQWTVTLHQTKHCLKALGRNFASPFKNIFSQDILSLLSPLSLGIIGVGAAQINNALDAVFARYADAAGPAYLWYAMRLQQLPLALFSLAIAAATLPPLARAIKNGDKQLFNKFLDFSLRKSVALMLPISTAIFALGTSSITLIYGHGGFNQLAVANTALCLGAYGLGLFPMSLVLILVPAFYAQDSYKIPTQISIASILLNLILNLLLVFVFERGAASVALATSISAWMNMFLLLYKLEEKSGYVFSPKLKTSIWKISCVSLLAMLASLTFSHYWLAESSWMLGKESVFLQTRSSLQQLSLFALQALTFLFSLVGASYLLQVDDILKIHRSESPLNS; encoded by the coding sequence ATGACAGATTCTACCCATAGCATTATCCGTTCAGCAAAGCGTTTTTTTAGCGGAACGATGCTAAGCCGTATGGCGGGTATGGTAAGAGATATAACTATGGCTTCTGCTTTTGGCACGCAACCATCCATAGCAGCTTTTTTAGTCGCTTTCCGCTTATCTCATCTGCTGCGTCGGCTTTTAGGCGAAGGAGCTTTGCAAAGTGCTTTTATTCCCCAATTTGAAAAACTACGCCATCAAGACCCTCAAAGAGCGGCTGCTTTTTTTCGCAGTTTAACGTTAGCTTTAAGTATCCTTCTCTCTATCCTTGTGATTCTAACCATGGCCCTGCTTTGGGGCGTTCTTATGTGGGCCAACCTAGAGGAAGGAAATGCTGAAATTGCTCAGCTAACCCTATTAATGATGCCAAGTCTCATTTTCATTTGCCTGTATGGTATCAATGCTTCCTTGTTACAGTGTGAGAAAAGCTTTTTTACGGCAGGTGTAGCGCCTGTAGCTTTTAATCTTTTATGGATTGTAGGGATTTTATGTCTAAAAAACCTACCTTCTAAAGAAGCTATGCGTTGGTTAACTCTCTTTGTGAATCTAGCCTGTCTAGCTCAATGGACTGTTACGCTGCATCAGACTAAGCACTGCTTAAAAGCTCTAGGAAGAAATTTTGCAAGCCCCTTTAAAAATATTTTTTCCCAGGATATACTTTCCTTATTAAGTCCTTTAAGTCTGGGAATCATTGGTGTAGGCGCTGCGCAAATCAATAATGCTTTAGATGCTGTTTTTGCACGCTATGCAGATGCTGCAGGACCTGCTTACCTATGGTATGCTATGCGCCTTCAACAGCTTCCTTTAGCTCTATTTAGCCTAGCTATCGCGGCAGCTACCCTACCTCCTCTTGCTCGAGCCATTAAAAATGGCGATAAACAGCTGTTTAACAAATTCTTAGACTTTTCCCTACGCAAAAGTGTAGCGTTAATGCTACCCATTAGCACAGCTATTTTTGCCTTAGGCACTAGCAGCATTACCCTCATCTATGGACATGGAGGCTTTAATCAGCTAGCCGTTGCTAATACGGCTCTATGCTTAGGGGCTTATGGATTAGGCTTATTTCCTATGTCGCTCGTGCTTATTTTAGTCCCTGCTTTCTATGCGCAGGATAGCTATAAAATCCCTACGCAAATCTCTATAGCTTCTATTTTGTTAAATTTGATACTCAATCTTTTGCTTGTTTTTGTTTTTGAAAGGGGTGCTGCTAGCGTAGCTTTAGCAACAAGCATTAGTGCATGGATGAATATGTTTCTGCTGCTATACAAGCTAGAAGAAAAAAGTGGTTATGTTTTCTCCCCTAAGCTAAAAACAAGTATTTGGAAAATCAGCTGCGTAAGCTTACTTGCCATGCTTGCAAGTTTGACTTTTTCTCATTATTGGTTGGCTGAAAGTTCATGGATGCTAGGAAAAGAAAGTGTATTCTTACAAACTAGAAGCTCGCTACAGCAGCTTAGTCTATTCGCTCTACAAGCGCTCACTTTCTTGTTCAGTCTAGTGGGAGCAAGCTACCTTTTGCAAGTTGACGATATTTTAAAGATCCATCGAAGCGAAAGTCCTCTTAATTCTTGA
- the rpsD gene encoding 30S ribosomal protein S4 codes for MARYTGNKNRVARRFGANIFGRTRNPLLHKPNPPGMHGARRRKKSDYGLQLEEKQKLKAIYGMLSEKQLVAYYKHAFNMAGNTAQHFAELLECRLDTIVYRLKLASTIFAAHQLVSHGHILVDGKKVDRRSFQVRPGMVITVREKSRPMKAIQQSLDNPSRSVPDYLSFDKENFGGQLLAMPTPEQMPWPIEIKLHEICDFLAHST; via the coding sequence ATGGCTCGTTACACAGGTAATAAAAACCGCGTTGCCCGACGTTTCGGTGCAAATATTTTCGGCCGCACACGCAACCCTTTGCTGCATAAACCCAATCCCCCTGGTATGCACGGAGCGCGCCGCCGTAAAAAATCAGATTATGGCTTACAACTCGAAGAGAAGCAAAAACTTAAAGCTATCTACGGTATGCTTAGTGAAAAGCAGCTCGTTGCTTATTACAAGCATGCTTTTAACATGGCTGGTAACACTGCCCAGCACTTTGCAGAACTGCTAGAGTGTCGCTTGGATACGATTGTTTATCGCCTTAAACTTGCTTCCACTATTTTCGCTGCCCATCAGCTTGTTTCCCATGGTCATATTCTCGTGGATGGCAAAAAAGTTGACCGTCGCTCTTTCCAAGTACGACCTGGTATGGTGATTACTGTAAGAGAAAAGTCTCGGCCCATGAAAGCGATTCAACAGTCTTTAGATAATCCTTCTCGCTCTGTCCCTGATTATCTTTCTTTTGATAAAGAAAACTTTGGTGGACAGCTGCTAGCGATGCCTACACCCGAGCAGATGCCTTGGCCCATTGAAATCAAATTGCATGAAATCTGTGACTTTTTAGCGCATTCTACCTAA
- a CDS encoding DUF58 domain-containing protein: protein MVEFNVALYKKIYRLQIQTTQLANDLLAGAYRSAFKGQGMEFEEVREYQAEDDVRSIDWNVTARMNRPFVKSFREERELTVMLLVDISASTRYGSTSSFKNDLIAEISALLAFSAIKNNDKIGLILFSNRVERYLPPAKGTRHVLRLIREILAFKPKEHGTDLAAALAYLGKIQRRPAVCFLLTDFICPKPYAHELALAARRHDLIALALIDAYEISFPSFGLIHLTDLETGTSFTVDSSSKLFQKQFAYQAKARVESYRTLLIKNGVGLVELDTDQPYASLLRKFFRMRARKRR, encoded by the coding sequence ATGGTTGAGTTTAACGTAGCTCTTTATAAGAAAATTTATCGTCTTCAAATCCAAACGACTCAGCTAGCTAATGATCTGCTGGCAGGAGCCTATCGCTCGGCTTTCAAAGGGCAAGGTATGGAATTTGAAGAAGTGCGCGAGTATCAGGCAGAGGATGATGTTCGTTCGATCGATTGGAATGTTACCGCCCGCATGAATCGTCCTTTTGTTAAAAGCTTTCGCGAAGAGCGAGAGCTGACTGTCATGCTCTTGGTGGATATATCGGCTTCTACGCGCTATGGTAGCACTTCTTCTTTTAAAAATGATTTAATCGCAGAAATTAGTGCTTTGCTAGCCTTCTCAGCTATTAAAAATAATGATAAAATAGGGCTTATTCTTTTCTCCAATCGAGTAGAGAGATATCTGCCTCCCGCTAAGGGAACGCGGCATGTTTTACGCCTAATCCGTGAAATTTTAGCTTTCAAACCTAAAGAGCATGGAACTGATTTGGCTGCTGCCCTGGCCTATTTAGGGAAGATTCAAAGGCGGCCAGCTGTCTGCTTTTTGCTCACCGACTTTATATGTCCTAAGCCTTATGCCCATGAGTTGGCTCTAGCAGCTAGGCGGCACGACTTAATTGCTCTAGCTCTAATAGATGCTTATGAAATTTCTTTCCCTTCTTTTGGATTAATCCACTTAACTGATTTAGAAACAGGCACTAGCTTTACAGTAGATAGCTCTAGTAAACTTTTCCAGAAACAATTTGCTTATCAGGCTAAGGCTCGAGTAGAATCTTATCGTACTCTATTAATAAAAAACGGGGTAGGTTTAGTAGAACTAGATACCGATCAACCTTATGCATCTCTTTTACGTAAATTTTTTAGAATGCGCGCGAGGAAAAGGCGATGA
- a CDS encoding MoxR family ATPase, whose translation MLLTDISALAATIGKANEKFMLARQEMGKAIVGQHEMVNYLLIALLANGHVLLEGLPGLAKTLAVTTLAKVVNCEYKRIQFTPDLLPADLVGTSIYNFKEESFSVSKGPAFTHILLADEINRAPAKVQSALLEVMQERQITLNGQTFHLPEPYLVLATENPIEQEGTYPLPEAQTDRFMLKVTMDYPSKEEEKEILKRMANLGSSIKVKPILTIEEILNARKIINEIYMDDKITNYILDLIFATRYPSQYGLDLQSLLLNGASPRASIALCVACKANAFLEGRAYVVPQDIKKIAPAVLRHRLRRSYEAEAEDVSTDEMIERILKTVPVP comes from the coding sequence ATGCTGTTGACAGATATTTCAGCTTTAGCCGCTACTATAGGTAAAGCTAATGAAAAGTTTATGCTTGCCCGCCAAGAGATGGGCAAAGCTATCGTGGGGCAACACGAAATGGTTAACTACTTGCTGATAGCTCTTTTAGCTAATGGCCACGTGCTCTTAGAAGGCCTGCCTGGCTTAGCAAAGACTTTAGCTGTCACTACTTTAGCGAAAGTAGTTAATTGTGAATATAAACGCATACAATTTACCCCAGACCTTTTACCTGCCGATTTAGTGGGTACTTCAATCTACAACTTTAAGGAAGAATCTTTCTCCGTTAGCAAAGGCCCAGCTTTTACGCATATCTTATTGGCAGATGAGATTAACCGTGCGCCAGCAAAAGTGCAATCGGCTCTTTTAGAGGTGATGCAAGAGCGTCAAATCACTCTTAACGGTCAAACTTTTCATTTGCCAGAGCCTTATCTGGTGCTGGCTACAGAAAATCCTATTGAACAAGAAGGGACTTATCCTTTACCTGAAGCGCAAACGGATAGATTTATGTTAAAAGTTACCATGGATTATCCCTCCAAAGAAGAGGAAAAAGAAATTTTAAAACGCATGGCAAATTTAGGTTCTTCCATAAAAGTTAAGCCCATATTAACGATAGAAGAAATTCTTAACGCTCGTAAAATAATTAATGAAATTTATATGGATGATAAGATTACCAACTATATCTTAGATCTAATTTTTGCTACCCGCTACCCTAGCCAATATGGCCTTGATCTTCAATCTTTATTGCTCAACGGCGCTTCGCCACGGGCAAGTATTGCTCTTTGCGTTGCTTGCAAGGCTAATGCTTTCCTTGAAGGCCGCGCTTATGTGGTGCCTCAAGATATTAAAAAAATTGCCCCTGCAGTCTTAAGACACCGTTTACGCCGTTCTTATGAGGCAGAAGCCGAGGATGTGTCCACTGATGAAATGATTGAGCGCATTCTAAAAACTGTTCCTGTACCTTAA
- a CDS encoding ATP-binding protein: MLSFRQKIFFSYLVVFLAFLAGLYPFATRTVQKIATQAMYDSSQALIEKIQTAPNDEALIRRLKEQKALFFFRISVVNNERKVLYDSHTKRILGLRFNQEYIVEHPEVLEAFRIGRGYHEDYSELLGQKFAYLAITFDFHGKPYVLRTAFPYKYVTELTHDFERGVIALAAAILMLFSLMTWFIINHLTSPIHQIIKAINPYQQGETHVVPLIELNSLSKTDEFIKLAGTLNSLSIRVQSHIANLIQERNEKEAILESLGEGVIAVDVHRVITYANNMACKLLENNRLVGRSFSDLSDEIQHAQTFQALLLNCQAQNKVLTDAVQIKHASQRLYLDLVAAPKKENSGAIVVLQDMTAHYKLLDMRKDFIANASHELKTPITIIRGFAETLHDNPGLPPETFKEVTSKIVSNCLRMNNLIKDLLTLTDVENLPESRLIQCDVHEIIKNCCESVKEVHRHAQIMIERPSDQEMTLEADPHLLEHAFINLIDNAAKYSVAPPQITIYLQAEEDKIIVKVADKGIGIPATDLEHIFQRFYTVDKAHSRKMGGSGLGLSIVETIVEKHFGHIAVQSEIGVGTVFTVKLPINRHLLSPLKHG; the protein is encoded by the coding sequence ATGCTAAGCTTTAGACAAAAGATATTTTTTTCCTATCTCGTTGTATTTCTAGCCTTTCTTGCGGGTTTATATCCTTTTGCTACCCGTACAGTTCAGAAGATTGCTACCCAAGCTATGTATGATAGCTCTCAAGCTTTAATTGAAAAAATTCAGACAGCTCCTAATGATGAAGCTTTAATACGCCGTTTAAAAGAGCAAAAAGCTTTATTTTTTTTTCGTATTAGTGTCGTCAATAATGAGCGCAAGGTCTTGTATGATTCTCATACCAAAAGAATTTTAGGCCTGCGCTTTAACCAAGAATATATTGTGGAACATCCTGAAGTTTTAGAGGCTTTTAGAATCGGGCGTGGATATCATGAGGATTATTCGGAGCTATTAGGGCAAAAATTTGCCTATCTAGCGATTACTTTTGATTTCCATGGTAAGCCATATGTCTTACGTACAGCTTTTCCTTATAAGTATGTGACGGAGCTAACGCATGATTTTGAAAGAGGCGTAATTGCTTTGGCTGCAGCCATTCTTATGCTTTTTAGCTTGATGACCTGGTTTATTATTAATCATTTAACCAGTCCTATTCACCAAATTATCAAAGCAATCAATCCTTACCAGCAGGGAGAAACCCATGTGGTGCCTTTAATTGAATTAAATAGCCTTAGCAAAACAGATGAGTTTATCAAGTTGGCCGGCACTTTAAACTCTCTTTCCATAAGGGTTCAAAGCCATATCGCTAATCTTATACAGGAGCGAAATGAAAAAGAGGCTATTCTTGAATCGTTAGGAGAGGGGGTGATAGCAGTCGATGTCCATAGGGTGATCACTTATGCAAATAATATGGCTTGTAAATTGTTAGAAAATAATCGCCTAGTAGGTAGGTCTTTTAGCGATCTTTCTGATGAAATTCAACATGCTCAAACATTCCAAGCTCTTTTGCTCAATTGCCAAGCTCAAAATAAAGTGCTCACAGATGCTGTGCAAATTAAGCATGCTTCCCAACGATTATATTTAGATCTAGTAGCTGCTCCTAAAAAGGAGAATAGTGGCGCTATTGTCGTACTTCAGGATATGACTGCCCACTACAAACTTTTAGATATGCGTAAAGACTTTATTGCTAACGCTTCTCATGAGTTAAAGACCCCTATTACCATTATTCGGGGTTTTGCTGAAACTTTACATGATAATCCCGGTTTGCCACCCGAAACTTTTAAAGAAGTCACCTCCAAGATTGTAAGCAACTGTTTAAGAATGAATAATCTTATTAAAGATCTTTTAACCTTGACAGATGTGGAAAATTTACCCGAATCGCGTCTCATTCAGTGTGATGTGCATGAAATTATTAAAAATTGCTGCGAATCGGTTAAAGAGGTGCATCGCCATGCTCAAATTATGATTGAAAGGCCTAGTGATCAAGAGATGACTCTTGAAGCAGATCCTCATCTATTAGAACATGCCTTTATTAATCTTATCGATAATGCTGCTAAATATTCGGTTGCCCCTCCCCAAATCACCATTTATCTTCAAGCCGAGGAAGACAAAATTATAGTAAAAGTTGCCGATAAGGGCATCGGGATTCCTGCTACCGATCTGGAACATATCTTTCAACGTTTTTATACAGTGGATAAGGCTCATTCTAGAAAAATGGGAGGCTCTGGCTTAGGGTTATCTATCGTAGAGACCATTGTAGAAAAGCATTTTGGCCATATTGCTGTTCAGTCAGAAATCGGCGTAGGAACGGTTTTTACCGTTAAGTTGCCTATTAATCGGCACCTACTATCCCCTTTAAAGCATGGGTAG